The DNA sequence ATGTTCCGAGTCCATCCGGTGTGAACCAATCGACTTTGAAGATGAAGGTTGCGCCATTATCGCCGACCAGCGTGGCATCGCCGTAGTCCTCCAATTCAGGCGTATCCGGGTTGTTGTAGTTTCCGACCTTGCTGTGGAGAACTTTTGCATCCACATTCCCTGTATAATGGAGGAATTGCTCAATTTGGTGGCTGCCGATGTCGGCTAAAATGCCGCCGTATTGTTCTTTTTTGAAGAACCAATCCGGACGTTTTTCCTTGTCGAGGCGGTGCGGCCCAAAGCCTGTCACTTGGATGACGCGGCCGATCCTACCCTCTTCTATTAATTGGCCGGCAAATACGGCGCCTTCCACATGCAGCCTTTCGCTGAAGTAGACCCAATATTTCTTGCCGGTTTCAGCAACGACTTTTTTAGTCTCTTCCAGTTGTTCAAGTGTTGTGAAGCCGGTCTTGTCGGTGAAGTAGTCTTTCCCGGCCTGCATGACACGGTTTCCCAGAGCGCTGCGCAAATTAGGCACTGCCGCCGCTGCGACCAATTGGATCTCCGGATCTTCCAGGATTTGCTCCAGCGAGTCAGCGACCGCCACATCCGGAAAAGATTCCAAGTAATTCGCTAGCTTTTCCGCATCGGGATCGTACACATATTTGATTGTGGCACCGGCTTCGATCAAGCCGTTCGTCATGCCGTTGATGTGCCCGTGATCCAGTGCCGTTATGCCGACATTGAACGCTCCCGGTTCCACGACCTTATTGATTTTCCCTTTCGGCGCATAATTCATTCCATCTTTACTGCCCATTTGTAAATCCTCCTTGTCTGATAAGAAAAGGTTCGAAGAGAATAATCTCCGAACCTCGTGTTGTTATGTTTAGAACAATTCTCCGTAGCCCAATTCCAATAGATATTCACGAGAAATTTTCAAGCTTTCGAACGGATCCACGCCATAAGTGTCGTCTTGCTCCACCAATAGGTAGCGCGCGCCCGATGCGATGCTTTCTTCGATGATTGCTTTCAACGGCAGGCTACCTGTCCCCAATTCAGCAAATTGAATTGTATTTGTGAAGTAGTCCATGAATTTGGCAACATCCCCCGTGTACAAAGCATCGAAGCCGTCCTGTGGGATTTCAGAGATTCGGTAGTCTTTCAAATGGATCAATTCCACTTTACCTTTGTAGTCTTTGATGACTTCAAGTGGATTTGCGCCTCCGCGCTGCACCCAGTGAACATCCAATTCAAACCCTAGTAATGGAGCTTTTTCGCGTATGATGTCCAGCAGGAATTTACCGTCATATTTGCGGAATTCGATGTGGTGGTTATGATAATACAAAGTGATGCCGTCTTCTTTCAGTTTTTGCGTCACTTCATTGACATCATGACAGAATTCCAAAACTTTATCCAAGCTGGCCATCGCATCGATCGGCAACATGCCGATGCGCAACAGATCCGTTCCCACGGCTTTGCAATCCGCTACGATTTTGTCATAGTGCGTTGTCAAAGATTCGCCGTCCTTAACTTGCGGTTTCAAGGAAGCGCTCATGGAAGCTACTTCCATGCCGAAATCAGCTGTCGCTTTTTGGATTTCAGCGATGTTCTCAGGCGT is a window from the Trichococcus shcherbakoviae genome containing:
- a CDS encoding sugar phosphate isomerase/epimerase, which translates into the protein MAKVKIGVQASTVKKSFEEVGPYETLKKLHDIGYNSIEVSQVATTPENIAEIQKATADFGMEVASMSASLKPQVKDGESLTTHYDKIVADCKAVGTDLLRIGMLPIDAMASLDKVLEFCHDVNEVTQKLKEDGITLYYHNHHIEFRKYDGKFLLDIIREKAPLLGFELDVHWVQRGGANPLEVIKDYKGKVELIHLKDYRISEIPQDGFDALYTGDVAKFMDYFTNTIQFAELGTGSLPLKAIIEESIASGARYLLVEQDDTYGVDPFESLKISREYLLELGYGELF
- a CDS encoding Gfo/Idh/MocA family oxidoreductase, whose amino-acid sequence is MGSKDGMNYAPKGKINKVVEPGAFNVGITALDHGHINGMTNGLIEAGATIKYVYDPDAEKLANYLESFPDVAVADSLEQILEDPEIQLVAAAAVPNLRSALGNRVMQAGKDYFTDKTGFTTLEQLEETKKVVAETGKKYWVYFSERLHVEGAVFAGQLIEEGRIGRVIQVTGFGPHRLDKEKRPDWFFKKEQYGGILADIGSHQIEQFLHYTGNVDAKVLHSKVGNYNNPDTPELEDYGDATLVGDNGATFIFKVDWFTPDGLGTWGDGRTFITGTEGTIEIRKYINVATEQTGDHLFLVTKDGEEHYSLTGEVGFPFFGEMILDCINRTENAMTQEHIFKAQELCLKAQEQALNITANL